Below is a genomic region from Rhinolophus sinicus isolate RSC01 linkage group LG11, ASM3656204v1, whole genome shotgun sequence.
GATTGTTCTCCCCTGTCTCGTTGAGTCCTCAGCAGCATTTCTTATTTTGAGACTTTTCTGCAGGTAAGTTGCTTGAAGATGGGTGTGTCCTCTTATGTCCTAAGAACCCCCTTCCAGCAGGACCCCAGCTCCACAGAAAAACCCAACCAAAATCCCAGACTTGAGAGAACCCCCTCCTACCCAGGTTGGCCTTGTCCTTGTTCACCAGCTGCTCCCACCATGACAGTGCCAGGGTTGGGCTGACTGAGGACACTCATATGTGATATTTCAGGAGCAAGTGACCTTTGAGGACGTGGTCGAGACTTCACCCAGGAGGAGTGGGGGCAGTTGGAGCCCGCCCAGAGGACCCTGTACCGCAATGTGATGCTGGAGACCTTTGGGCTCCTTGTGTCTGTAGGTAAGGCATCACCTGTGGCCCCACCATGGATTCTAATTCTTTTGAGTTAAAGTGGGGGTAGGTCTAGGCTTTAAAAGCAAATACTTTGGGTGTGTCTTTGGCTTTAGGGACCAGGCTGTTTTGGTTGTGGGTTGTCAATTAGGATGTTTGGCCTACACGTAGCAGGTCCCACCTGAAAATGCCAGCAGCAGGATACCGTGTGGTAGAGAGACATACGGGGTCCCGTGACTGCAAAACCCCAGGCTGGACCTGATCTACCTGTGGAGAGGTCAGGAGGCCCCTCTGTCCTCACTCTGCACCTCTTTCTGCCATCAGTCCAGATGGGCCCCTCTGAAGGTGACAAGACAGCTGCCAGGGTCTGAGACCAGCAGAAAAGACAGGGTCTGTGTCCTGGGCGCCAATGAAAGGTGCCGGGGTTGTCTCCTTTTGGCCACCCGGTCCCCTTCACACGGCTCATTGTTGCCagtgagcaggggaagaagcaGAGCTCTgactggccaggcctgggtcacATGTCCACCCCAGAACCAGGGATGAGGTCAGCAACTAAGAGTGAGGGAGGAATATTGGAGGCTGTTATGACTGTGACCTCTCCGGGTCCCAAGCCACTTTGGACCTGAGAGACGGAAGGTGGAGTGGGCAGAGGGTTGGGAAGGGTGCTGCACACAAATGCTCACTCCCTGAGTCTCGCCCAAGCAGGACACTGGCTCCCGAAGCCAGCCGTCATCTCCCTGCTGAAGCTGGAGGCAGAGCCATGGATGGTGGACGAGGGAGTTGCCCGAGGTGTGTGCCCAGGTGAGATGAGATATACAGAGCTGGGAGGAACCCACTCACCCCCCAGGACTCTCTCTCTATGCCTGATCTCAAATTCTTTGGAATAAACTGACTACTTGGTCTATTAGCATTCTCCAAGCATTGTTCTGCTGTGAGTGAATCCTACCACGGAGGTCTCCCAGTTAGGGGTACAGAATAAACAAGATCAAAGTACTCTAAACTACCACAGTCTTTTATTCATCTTCCAGGTGACGGACACTTCATAAGTTACCAGGTGATGGGTTTCTTTACATCTGTGGTGAGGTGGTACGATTCCTCACCTGATGGTGAAGGTCACCAGGAAAAGGCTGAGTCTGAGGAATGGGAGGGCTGAGTGCTCCTTCCCACATGGCAGCTTCTCCATCACCACCTGACATAGTGGAGGACGCATTACCTAGGACCTGGCCATTACTCTGCTCCTTCCAAGCCTGGGCATATGTTCACATTTTGCTGAAGACCCACTCTCCCCTCAGCATCTTCTCCCACTCACATTCTCCATGTCCCCCCTGTCGACTCTATCCGTACCCTTATACCaactcccttcccctcttctcagcacttccctccctctcttgaCACTCTCCAGGTTTGCAGAAACCATATTGTTACATGGTCAAGGCCAATCATGCTTTGAACCTTTGGAAACTgtcacttttattcttttacctACCACAAACATTTTCACTGGAATGGGGATTAACGTGCATtaccattttttgtttctttcagactTGGAAACTAGGTCCAAACCCAGACTGTCAGCTTCAAAGCAAGACATCTGTGAAGAACTATTCAATTGTGTCCTGGTAGGAAACTTCCTATGGGATGGTCGGTGGTGTTCTAAGGGTGAAGATGCTGAGGGCCCCTGGAAACAGAGTCATGAGAACCTTGATGGCTGTGTGCTGCAGGTGGCCTTCACACCTGTGAGGACATCTGTTCAGGAGCTACAACCGGGGAATGGGTTTGGGGAAAACACATGTCTGAGCCCGCATCTCCTAACTGAACCCGTGATTCCTGAAATACGAGGCTCCCACATGTGGGGAACACATGGAAAGAGGGAGAATACAGACTCAAAATTAAATGTGCAACAGAAAACCTATGCAAAAGAGAAATGCTACATATGTCAGGAATGTGGGAAGACCTTCAGTCACAGCTCCACACTTATCGAACACCAGCAGTCTCACAaaggagagaaaccttatgaatgtcaCGAATGCGGAAAAGGCTTCCAAAACAGCTCAGCACTTACCAAACATCAGAGaatccacactggggagaaacccTATAAGTGCATACAGTGCGAGAGGACCTTCAGACACAACTCATCACTCAGCCACCACAAGCGgacacacacaggagagaaaccctatgaatgcagTCAGTGTGGAAAGGCCTTCCGGCACAGCACACACCTCATTCAACATCAGAGGATCCACACAGGGGAAAAACCCTACGAATGCAGCGATTGTGGTAGGGCCTTCAGCCACAGTTCATCCCTAAACAATCACCAGCGAatccacactggggagaagccctatgAGTGTAACGAATGTGGCAGGGCTTTCAGACAGCTCGCTTCACTTATTCAACATCAGAGGAtccacacaggagagaagccctatgagtGTAATGAGTGTGGCCGAGCTTTCAGCCAGAGCTCCCTACTCATAGAACACCAGAGAATCCACACCAAAGAAAAGCCCTACGGGTGCAATGAGTGTGGGAAATCCTTCAGTCACAGCTCATCACTAAGCCAGCATGAGAGGAcacacactggagaaaaaccctatgaatgtTGGGATTGTGGAAAATCCTTCAAGCAGAGCACTCACCTGACTCAGCACCAGAGGAtccacacaggagagaagccATACAAGTGCAGTGACTGTGGGAAGGCCTTCACACACAGCTCCTCCCTGACCAAGCACCAGAGAACTCATACTGTGTAGATGCACTCCACGCAAGCTGGGACGTACATAGCCTTAAGCCATAGTTCATCTCTTACTATACTTGACCCAATCATACTCAAAAGCAAGAACACAGACATATTTATACACAACCTTTCACACACAGTACACTGCTCAGATCATCCAAACAGTAGGTAAATGTGGAGATGAGCCATGTTGAGGACCTTTAAACTTGAGTGCTCACTAACACTATAGAAcccaaaaaagaaatggaaaatatagtgGGTTTTGCTGTGGCTTCTGTCCAAGGATTCACCAAATTCCAAACCAGACATTTTCAAAGTGGTGAGGGACCCAACAAATGCCTTTCGTATATAAGAACCAAATGAAATCTAGATTTATCAGTATTGCACACTTCATTTGGGGGGTAGGAGGGGTGCTTATGAATGGCACAGATTGACTCTGATAGTCCCTAAAAACACTATGGCAGAGTATTTCAGACCTGAGAGTGGCATCTGTATGGAAGCACCATGCATACTCAACTGTCTCAGTATGAAGTTCTCTGATCAGTGTGTAAATTGTTGGTCAAGGTAGAAGGCAACCAGTCTCACAGATTTGAACTCCGTATGACAAAATGTCAGTGTACTCTAAACAGATTGTTTAATTCGTTGTCTGCATTATTTTGCAATAAATCCTTATATGCAACAGGGTTGAAAAGATCTGTATAGGAAGACTTGAAATGTAACTTCCATGGAGCCTTGCAGATTCTCAGATGGCTTTTGCTGCTCTGTTCTtgctataaatttatttataggaCTCACAGGCATTAGAAACGCAGATGATGCCATTTCACAAAAAGAGGGAAGATTTTTCAGGTTAAGCCACTATCTCATGAGCAGTAGCATTTACACGTCAGAACCTTGTTTTGCAAGGTTTATCCCtttgaaaaatgtacaaattgaTTTTCTCTTGAAccattttttcattgattttttataCTAGTGtttaaaaagcttttgtttttatgtaatttaacTTGAAGGTCCATAGTATTTAATTGAACCCTGAATCCACTAAAAGCAGTCTCCCTGACAACTACTATCCTTAAATGGTGACTTGCCACCCTTGACTATTGCCACACAGTAATAGTAATTAATACACTCTGGGAAagaactgtttttttgtgtgtgttttttttaattttattgggttattttggggaacagtgttgtttctccagggcccatgagctccaagttgttgtccttcaatctagttttggagggcgcagctcagcttcaagttcagttgctgttttcaatctttagttgcagggagcgcagcccaccatcccatgcgggaattgaaccggcaaccttgttgtgagcttgcgctctaaccaactgagccatccagccgccttGAGAGAATctttattaatacaaatataattggCTCACTCTTGCCTCATACCCTCCAGTTTTTCCTTCATCTAAAAACCCTGACTGGCAGATGAGGTCCTGCAAGATGGGGCTTCTGCCTACATTTGGTTCTCGTCTGCCCCAGATCTCTGTGTCTCACAGTAGGATCCATGCTTTTTGTCATAATCACCAGGATATTGGTTATAAATGCAGACTCCTGGACACTGCACTCCAATGAAGGAGTCCAAATCTTTGGGGTGGAGGTGAAAAAGATGACTCTTCTCTATGGTACAAGGACACAATGTGTCACCCTTCTCAGGCCCTTTCTGCTGGTTTAAGGGACCACTCCTTCCACCTGTCAACTGCTTGATACTCACGTATCCTCTCACCCCTGACCCGTGGACCTTTCCTCAGGAAACCCTTTCCAGAGACTAGTACACACAGCAATCATTTGTCTGCTTCTTGATTTCAGATCTTCCACTCTTGGTGGACTGAAGGTGAAGGGCACCATCTCAGACTCCCTGTGGGGTTAGGGCCCCCACCCTTATgccctcatttaaccttaattacctctagAACGGTCCTATCTACACCAGTCacactgggagttagggcttcaacatatggattcaGTCTGTTTCTGAGGGTACTCATGGATATTTTCCCATTGACATGTACTCCCATCTTCCACATATGTGATTTACGTTGCCCTATCCCATGAACTCCACCATTCTTAGTGTCAATCTCCCCTGGGGCTCCTTGCACTCCAGATATTTTACATCCTTCTGTAAGATATCCTGGCAGAGTGCCCCATGGTCTGTACACTTTCCAGCCCTCCCAACTCTATTGGTGAGACCTGGGCCACCTTGTGCCCCACATTTGCTATTTCAGTGTTCCATGTCCCTTCATCTTTGCATGGGGGTTGAGACCCTCATTACAGACCCCCTACCACTAATGCCTGAGTCAACCCAGCTTCCCCTGAGATTTGAGTGGGAACCTCTGGCTATAAATTTGTTCAACAAATCACCCACTTGTGACTTTACCATGTCTTGGGCAGGGTGATATTGGTTAGGTAACAGTCAACAAACCCTGAAATCTTTTcagttagtttgttttttgtagtgGTTACAgaaaagcaattctgaaactattttagGATTTAACAAATTAATCTGCTGATTTTTGCGGGATGCCAGAGTTGTCACTGTTGTAGGAAGGACATGAAAATATGAAGTTACACACtgattgtatgtatatgtacatacatatacctTTTTCTGTGTACCTGTATTTGTATGTATGCCTATATTTCCTAGCTTAACAGAAGACACCTTAGTAGCAAAGAACACTCCTGGCACTCAGATTTGGTCTCTAATACCATCCCAACTAAATTGAACCAGTTCTTTAGTTCTACAGAAATGGCTGGTTTCAGGgttgaagaaaatacaagatgagtTTGGAACATCTTATGATACTAAAAAGAAAGGATGTGCTCAAGAAATGATGGAGCTATGCCATAGGGATGCAGGAAACTTCCTGAAGGACTTTCATCGGCCACATCTGGCACAACTTGAGCACCAAAATAACTAAGAACAGCAGTAAGTTATAAACCATTGAGAAAACAATCCATCAGTCCATCTGATAATAAAGAAATGGGGATGAGAAGGTGCTGGCTTGCAGTAGAGTGCACAGGGCACTGGATAATTGGCACTTTGCAACCATGATGGTAAAGAGtgattcaggcaagaatcatcaatggagGCTGAATCTAGGGAGGAATTTTGGTAAGCAGCAGGATACTTGCATTATCCTAAAGGTCTCCCTACAGGTTATTAGTCAAAAAGGGAAACACATGGTGGAGAAATTGGACACATTTTGCATGAGAAAAGGAATCACCACTAACAGGAGGAATGTGGACTTTGTGCACCCCCAGATATGTGtttgtgggggcggggagaggggcaGCAGTACACACAAAATACAGGAAAGGGGGGTAAAATGTAACAGGCAGTTCTGAATGAAGGTATAGGAGTGATCcttgtattattgttatttttttgccttttctgtaagttttaaattatttccaaatacaaaTTCAAACTACACAAAAGCACAGGCATGTAGCTGCACACTAAATAAGCTATCATTTGGGAGCTGGGCTGTATGGGAAGGAATGACTCATCAGGGCCTGAGAGCAGAATAGGATGCACCTCAGGAGTGATCTCCCTATGGCAACAGCAGAACTGAATTAATGTGTTTGGCTGGGAACAAGAGTTGAAAGGCcaagtttagtttttgttttgttttgtaattaccaGAGCCACACCCAGCTTAAGGTTAGGGGGTGGACAGGCTGAGAATTGAGATCAGCAATGATGGCAGAGACAGGCACTTGGGCAGACAGTTCCAGTGCCTGGGGCCATGAGATCATGTCTCTCTGAGAATATGAGTCGAAGTGATATGTGTCATCTTCTAGCTGGGTGAGTGTGGCCCACATGCTCCAAGGGTCCCGAGGACAGCATAGCTACAACAGTGATGAAGTCCGGGTCCCTGGATCACAGGAAGCATAGCTGCCCTCCCACCAACACGTAAGTAACAGCAGCAACCACAAGACTGTGCTGTGAGGGAAAACATAAATCCTGTACTATGTTAAGCCTCTGTCTTTTTGGTGTCATTACAATAGACTGGTGCTCAAACACAATGACACAAAGATGCACCAGTTTCTGTAGCTACAGGAAGCAGTTAAGTTTATGCTCAGGCCATGGGAATGATGCTCTAATGAgattaaatacaaaaatcaaaagatcACCTGATGTAGCCAAGGAGTCAAGTTCCCCTCGCCCAGGCAGACACATCTCCTCATCAGTCTTTATTAGTATTTTCAGCCTGTTTCGATCACGACCCACCCCTCaagtaaaacatacattttacatTGCAACCAGTTCTCATGTTTAACATATTTAGATATACAGCTgaaaagtttcacaaaacaatatTTGCCTTTACTACATGATGAATTTTGAcccattttgttctatttcattgcTTTGTAATGCCACTTATTTGATTTCACAACTTGCTGATGGGCTGAGATGCATGATTTGAAACCACTGTATTACTAGGCTCCATGCATTCTTGTGAGCTTTGTAAGCCACTCCATACACATAAAAACGTGAGTGAAACTAGAAAACAGTTTGCTATTGAGGATTCCGATGTGAATTTCATATTGCTTATTTATAAAAAGACCAAAATAGCTGGCAAGGTTTTTGCTTGTACAGCAGCCCTGGGGAGCTCCAACAGGAAAAACAGACGAGGTTGACTTCAAGAAAGAGCTGGCAAATCACACACTTTTAAGTCAACCCTACACTTTGCACAATGACAAACGTTCCAACGTGTGGCAGATGCTAagatggtgtcatgcagggtgtcatgtggggctctggtcccgctccccacatacgaatgcaggacatggtgaggccaaaaaggaacatccatggagccataggtaggggagtcataccactatattctcactggtggctgggttggagacacataagcaggagccacactatccacaacctgccatccacttctttgcaatccgcaacccacactccaccatgctaactgcagtccgcgcttgccagccaccatcttctttctagcccccattttgctgctagcgtagccacagcagttatattagtggccaatggctcactggttacagctgacagctaactagccatagctgatggccatctaatcacagttggtggccatttactacctgagacagcacctttccatgtgaggccaagagcctggaaactgcactcctgggtcTGTCCCCATAGATGGCTACAGAAGAAAATGGAGTCTTTTTCACACCTATGGCTTGCACTTGCACGTGAACCTCTGGGCAGATATGCTTACAGGTGAGGGCTTTCTGCGGTCCCTTCCTGGGTGCTAAGTGTTCTAGCCACATTAGCTCATTTAGGAAACAAGCTGACCTCCATCCTCACAGACACCACAGGAAGCCATGCAAGATTTTGAAGGAGCCTGATACATTACTCAGGGACCCCAGGCAAGCACAGTTGTCCTTCTCCAGGGGCACTGAGCAAAGTGGTCCATCCCTGTGCTTGAGGCTGCACAGGGAAAAATCACTGTCTGCAGCccaccgccccccgcccccaggcatAGGCTCTATATGTGTTAGGGTGGGGGCTCAGGGTCCTCCCTGACACATAGCCTTGCTCCTTCTCATGGGTCTTCTGGTGCTCAGCCATGGCCAGGTTGAAGTGGGTTTTCCAGCAGCCCTGGCACACGTGGCACTTCCTGCCACTGTGGTTCCCGAGATGATGGATGAAACATGAGATCCACACAAAGGACTCCCCGCACTGACTGCACACGTGGGGCTCCCCTCAGGAAGCCTCAGGCTCATCAACTGCTTCAGGCTCCTGCTTCACCCCACAGTGTGTGCTGGAGACACACTCAGGGCTCTGCCCACCACCTGCGGGTAGGGCCTTTTCCTTCCAAGGCCTTGGTGTGGAGTGGCTGGTGTTCAGGCACAAGAATGCTATACCCAGTGTGCCCCTGCCCTGGACTGGCTCCCAGATGATGGAATGCCTGTGGGCGATGGTGAGAGGGCTTGGTTCCTCCTCCTGAGAATCAGAGCCTTCTGcaactgctttcctcttcctccccggCAGTGCCAGTCAAGGGGCAAACAATGTCCTTCAAGAGCCTCTCCATCAGGGTCTCACACATGAAGACTTCCTCACACACGCTCTCTTTGCTCTCCTGCCACCTCCTGCTGCCTGAATCAAGGCCAGCAGTCCTGACGCCACGGGCTCAGAGGAGGAAGCTGCCATGTCAGCAGAGCTAATGAAAGGCCTGGACCTGAGACACTGGAAAGGGCAAGGATGGGAAGTCCAAGCAAGGGGGAAGATGCAACTGAGGAGGCGAGAAGTACTTTACATGCACCCCGTCAGGTCAGTTGATTCTCTCAATAAACCTAGGGGCAATGGACTCAAgctaggtcacacagctgctaagtgcAGTGACCTGGGCCACACTGGACTCAGAAGATCACCACCTGTCCCAGTCTCTTTTCATCAACATTCCCTGAATTCACAGCTGCCTGGAAGAAAGACTGTCATTCCCAGCCTGCCTTGCAGCACAGTGGTCATGTGAGTAAGTTTTGGCCAATGGGCTGTAAGCACAagtgtgaggggtggggaggagctgTTGCTGTGGATGTGAGAGCTGGGacagccatcttggaccatgaggTGACTCTGGCAATGAAGCCATGAGGTGGGGGGAGCCTGGGTCCATCACCAGGAAGGGCCAAGTGAGCCCTTGTGTGGTGAGCTACTGCATTACACTGGTGGCCCCCGATGAAGCATGTCTCCAGGGATTCATGACCTTGGGTagtcccccaacacacacacacacacacacacacacacacacacatacacacacacacacactggcttgGCCGTATGACCTACCATGATCTGTGGGACATTAGCATGCATGACACAAGCAAGGGTTTGATAAGCACCTGCACAACTGTGCTTACCCTTCTGGAATGCTCCCTCTAAGAGCGCAGCTGCCATagtgtgaggaagcccaagccagCCACGTGGAGGCAACATGAAGGAGCACCAGGTCAATGGCCTCAGCTGAGCTCCCCATCAAGCACCAGAGCCAACTACCAGTTGTGTGAGGCCACCCAGGACATTCCAGACCTAGTCAAGCCTCCAGTGACCATGGCTGTGTGCACAGCCCAGCAGCCACCAAATGGAGCAGAATGCCTGCTCAGCTGACCCAGTCAATCCACAGCATTACAATAATTAATATTGCTGTTAAGTGACtgtttggggtggtttgttacacaacaAGAGATCACTGAAACAGCTGGACTCCTGTGTCCTGCTCTGGCACTGGGGATCACTGGGGATCAGGTGGGATCAGGGCCAGCTGGTGGAGAATGACTGAGTGAGGTCAAAGAGGTCTTTGCTGAGGCCAGTGGAGCTGTAAAGAGCCCCTGTCAGCCTCTGAAAGAAAGGTACACCTTCCAAACTGGGACCTGACCATCACTCACTGACCCAGCCTCACCCAAAAAGCTGCCTCTTGGTGGTTCTCTTTCAACCAACTGAAGTTCCTCTGTGTCCAGCCTGCAaggggcgggaggtggggggggatagtaaaaaaaaacacacagaaaaactgaAAGGGACATTGAAACCAGAATAGAAAGCAGCCAATGAAGGGCCTCAAGTCCCAAGGACTGGCGATGGCTAGGACTGCAGCCTTG
It encodes:
- the LOC109434538 gene encoding LOW QUALITY PROTEIN: uncharacterized protein LOC109434538 (The sequence of the model RefSeq protein was modified relative to this genomic sequence to represent the inferred CDS: inserted 1 base in 1 codon), with translation MEWVRVWRLSLAGVCEVALGFRLFLLRTMCRGSDCSCKSPEEEGMTAGFLDAGAPEQVTFEDVVXDFTQEEWGQLEPAQRTLYRNVMLETFGLLVSVGHWLPKPAVISLLKLEAEPWMVDEGVARGVCPDLETRSKPRLSASKQDICEELFNCVLVGNFLWDGRWCSKGEDAEGPWKQSHENLDGCVLQVAFTPVRTSVQELQPGNGFGENTCLSPHLLTEPVIPEIRGSHMWGTHGKRENTDSKLNVQQKTYAKEKCYICQECGKTFSHSSTLIEHQQSHKGEKPYECHECGKGFQNSSALTKHQRIHTGEKPYKCIQCERTFRHNSSLSHHKRTHTGEKPYECSQCGKAFRHSTHLIQHQRIHTGEKPYECSDCGRAFSHSSSLNNHQRIHTGEKPYECNECGRAFRQLASLIQHQRIHTGEKPYECNECGRAFSQSSLLIEHQRIHTKEKPYGCNECGKSFSHSSSLSQHERTHTGEKPYECWDCGKSFKQSTHLTQHQRIHTGEKPYKCSDCGKAFTHSSSLTKHQRTHTV